One segment of Agromyces albus DNA contains the following:
- a CDS encoding UDP-N-acetylglucosamine acyltransferase → MNAIHPTAQLTGDVRFGSGNTIGAFAVITGPVEIGDDNWFGSGVVIGAPPEVRGFAHPTHLDGSVDAAGVRIGDRNVVREYAQIHQGWEHPTRISDDTFIMNQSYLAHDVELGDGVTLASSVLLAGHVLVEARANLGLGTVVHQRSRIGAGAMIGMGSVVTRDVPPFAKAYGNPARVQGANTVGMDRSGYGDEAARSLDAVYRGEFDPGDALDAVAASPLRAILAEWFERAERRQ, encoded by the coding sequence GTGAACGCGATACACCCCACTGCCCAGCTCACCGGAGACGTCCGGTTCGGTTCCGGCAACACGATCGGTGCCTTCGCCGTGATCACCGGGCCCGTCGAGATCGGCGATGACAACTGGTTCGGCTCCGGAGTGGTCATCGGTGCGCCTCCCGAGGTGCGCGGATTCGCTCATCCGACCCACCTCGATGGGTCGGTTGACGCTGCCGGGGTGCGCATCGGCGACCGGAACGTCGTGCGGGAGTACGCGCAGATCCACCAGGGTTGGGAACACCCGACTCGGATCTCCGATGACACGTTCATCATGAACCAGTCCTACCTCGCACACGACGTCGAGCTCGGAGACGGCGTGACGCTGGCTTCGAGTGTGCTCCTGGCCGGTCACGTGCTCGTCGAAGCGAGGGCCAACCTCGGTCTCGGCACCGTGGTCCATCAGCGCTCGCGGATCGGTGCGGGGGCGATGATCGGCATGGGCTCGGTCGTGACTCGGGACGTTCCGCCGTTCGCGAAGGCGTACGGGAACCCGGCTCGCGTCCAGGGAGCCAACACGGTCGGCATGGATCGCAGCGGTTACGGAGACGAGGCGGCACGCTCCCTCGACGCGGTGTATCGAGGCGAGTTCGACCCGGGCGACGCCCTCGACGCCGTCGCGGCGTCTCCCCTGAGAGCCATTTTGGCGGAGTGGTTCGAGCGCGCGGAGCGCCGGCAGTGA